A genomic window from Glycine soja cultivar W05 chromosome 10, ASM419377v2, whole genome shotgun sequence includes:
- the LOC114370928 gene encoding heavy metal-associated isoprenylated plant protein 39-like codes for MNKVVLSVELHDDKIKKKAMKVVSNLSGVESVSVDMKEQKLTLIGDIDPVVAVGKLRKLCHTDIVSVGPAKEENKGKNNKEEKKKPAVAENQNHQNLDDMVKAYEAYHHMHNQMRQPAYYYISVEENPNACVIC; via the exons ATGAAT AAAGTTGTGCTAAGTGTGGAACTACATGAtgacaaaattaagaaaaaagccATGAAGGTAGTCTCCAATCTTTCAG GGGTTGAATCAGTCTCAGTGGATATGAAAGAGCAAAAATTGACCTTAATTGGAGACATCGACCCTGTGGTTGCAGTGGGGAAGCTGAGGAAGCTGTGTCACACTGACATAGTCTCTGTTGGACCAGCCAAGGAGGAGAATAAGGGAAAGAATAATAAGGAGGAGAAAAAGAAGCCAGCAGTAGCAGAGAATCAAAATCATCAGAACTTGGATGATATGGTGAAGGCATACGAAGCCTACCACCACATGCATAATCAGATGAGGCAACCGGCTTATTATTACATAAGTGTGGAAGAGAATCCTAATGCATGTGTCATTTGCTAA
- the LOC114369154 gene encoding heavy metal-associated isoprenylated plant protein 39-like has translation MKKVVLKVEVHEDKIKQKAMKVVSGISGVESVSVDMKDKKLTVIGDIDPVKVAAKLRKLCHAEIVSVGPAKEEKKEEPKKDDKKEDDKKKNPPSEIVADQLKFYQTHAYYYQMKPQYNPYYSAISVEEDPNSCVII, from the exons ATGAAG AAAGTTGTGTTGAAGGTGGAAGTACATGAAGACAAAATCAAGCAAAAAGCTATGAAGGTTGTCTCTGGCATTTCAG GGGTTGAGTCAGTTTCTGTGGACATGAAAGACAAGAAATTGACCGTAATTGGGGACATTGATCCAGTAAAAGTAGCAGCCAAGCTGAGGAAGCTTTGTCACGCAGAAATAGTTTCAGTTGGACCAgcaaaagaggaaaagaaggaagagcctaaaaaagatgataaaaaggaagatgacaagaaaaaaaatccaccaAGCGAAATCGTGGCAGATCAACTCAAGTTCTATCAAACCCATGCCTATTATTATCAGATGAAACCACAATACAATCCATATTACAGTGCCATAAGTGTGGAAGAGGATCCTAATAGCTGTGtcattatctaa